AAATACAGTCATCTTCTTTCATAAGAGCACCGTGATTTCCGCTGCGGGAAGTCGCTTTAACCTTATAACAGCTCAAGTGCGACATCTGTTCAAGAAGACCACTTTCACAGTGTCTTCTAGCCGCGGGCACGGCCTCAGCCTCCTTGCTCGCAAAGACCGCTCACTGTGGGGTCTTTGGACTCGTGCTGTTCCCGCAGGAGTCGACTTCCCTCCGCTCCAATCACTCTGTTTAATCTAGTAGCTTGGACCGTTCCACTCACCTATGAGTTAGAGAATAATCTCTCTTACCTAGCTCGGGGGAAACACGGAGACTCCTGTGGGATGCAAAGCCTCGGTGAGACCCCACAGCGCTCAGTAGGGGAAGGAAGGCTAAAACCGCGACGTCCTGTCGCAACGCCTTCATGACCCACGTCCTGTGGGCCCGAGGCTCAGCAGCGCCCACTGGACGCAGAGTGTTCCCTTCCGAGCGGCCGCATGAAGCCGTTATAAGTTCCTAATTCCATCCCAAAGTATTTTTACCTCTTCAACTCTGGTCTCTCTGGGTTATCGGTGTCGTATGCGTGACAGGCGACGTAATGACCTGACTCGATTTCTTGCAGCTCAGGTCTGACCTGGGCGCAAAGGTCATTTGCAAATGGGCATCTTGTCCGAAATGCACAGCCTGATGGCGGGTTCGCCGGGTTGGGAATATCACCGGACAAGACGTCATCGGTAGCCTCAGAGTCTTCCGTCACTTCAGGAATCGCCTTCAGCAAAAACTGTGTATATGGATGAAGCGGCTTCGAATATAAAGCGTCATTTGGCGCGATCTCTGCCACGCGGCCAAGATACATGACAGCCACCCGGTCACTCACATGATTCACAACATTCAAGTCATGCGAGATAAATAAATATGTTAAATTCAACTCGTCCTGCAAGTCCTGCATCAGATTCAGCACCTGTGCCTGAATTGACACGTCCAGCGCTGAGACTGCCTCATCACAGACAACCAGCTCCGGTTCGACAATCAGCGCTCTCGCAATGCCAATCCGCTGCCGCTGCCCGCCAGAAAACTGATGCGGATACTTTTGCAAATCTGATATGCGCAGCCCCACTTTTTGAATCATGGATTCAACTTTTTCAGTACGTTCGGCTTTTGAGTGATCGGTTTGCACAATCAGCGGTTCTTCAATCAGCTGCCGAATGCTCATTTTAGCGTTAAGTGACCCAAACGGATCCTGAAAAATCATTTGCAGCGCCTTGCGATAGGAACGCATTTTGCGGGAAGGCGCCTCTGCTATATTTTCCCCATTAAAAATGATGTCGCCTTCAGTGGAATCCAGCAGTCGTATTAAGACACGACCAAGCGTTGACTTTCCACAACCAGATTCTCCGACAATCCCGAGCGTTTCACCGCGCCGGACTGAAAAAGAGACGTCATCTACCGCTTTCACATAGTTGACGGGGCGTCTTAATATCCCGCCGTTGATTGGAAAGTATTTTTTAATATTTTTCACACGCAGGATGTCATCTTGATCAGGAGATGCCGCAGATTTCGAATTATGCATAACTGTTTGGTTAGCTGTCATGATGTTCGCCTCCTTCTTTATGCAAGATACAGCGTGACAAATGGTCATCGGCTGCTTCATATAACGGAATCGGGCCTTCTCTGCAGGCATCCATCGCATAAGGACAACGCGGCGCAAACCGGCAGCCTTTGGGGAAATCATATGCAGGCGGGATCGTGCCCTCAATAGCCTGCAGTCGCTTAACGGGTTTGTGCATATGAGGCAAACTGTTTAGCAACCCCTCTGTATAAGGGTGCTTGGTATCAAACAGCACTTCTTTCGTTGCAGCTTCCTCGACAATCTGGCCGCCATACATGACCATCACTCTGTCCGCATGCTCAGAAACGACGCCCAGGTCATGGGTGATAAACAGTATCGCCATATTAAACTTCTTTTGGAGATCGAATAGCAGTTTAAGTATTTGCAGCTGAATCGTTACATCCAGTGCTGTGGTAGGTTCATCGGCAATCAGCAGCTTCGGTTCACACGAGATCGCTATCGCAATCATTACACGCTGCCGCATGCCTCCGGATAATTGATGGGGATAATCTTTAATGATCTGTTCCGGGCGGGAGATCCCGACTAAGTTCAACAACTCGATCGCCTTCAGCTTGGCTTCTTTTTTGCTGACCTTTTTATGTTTGACAATCATCTCGATCATTTGATTGCCAATGGTGAAAACAGGGTTAAGTGCGGTCATCGGCTCCTGAAAAATCATCCCGATGTCTTTCCCTCTGACACGTTCAATTTCTTTCTTGGAAAACTGTGTCAGCGACTCATTTTCCAAATAAATATCGCCACCCGCAATTTTGCCAGGCTTTTTAATCAGCTGCATAACCGACAAGGCCGTCATACTTTTACCGCTGCCTGACTCACCAACCAAGGCAACTGTTTCCCCTCGTTTAATGGTGAATGATACATCGTCAACAGCTTTGGCAACTTTATCGTCTTTCATATAAAAGTAGGTCTTCAAATGGTCAACCTTCAGCACTTCATTGTCAGATGCCATTTCATCACTCCTTTATGTATATTCAGCGGGACCTTTGAGGCTGAGTGGAATTGCATGTAATAGGATAGTTCTGTGATCATGTTATTTTTATGAACATGTTTTCTTTATGAACACGTTTTATTATAGGGTAATACTAAATCGATCGCAAAGCGCTTTCTTTGTATTAAACCGGCGCATACATGAGAGATTTGTAGCCTAATAGTTTTAGACATCTATTATGGTTGATTATGAGAAAATACGTTGGATAATGCTGAAAAATGCGTATTGAAGGGAAATCGTGGAAGTGTTATTGGGGATTGGAAGTGAGGAGCTAGGGGAAGTTGGACCTTTTGAAATGTGTGTGGCGGAGCTGGGTGAGGCGGTAGATTATCTGCTTGGTCTATCTGAGGGGAGGCAGTTCTATCAGACGAAAAGTTTGGTCTATCCAAGCGAGAGGCAGTTCTATCAAACGAAGAACACAGACTATCCAAGCAAGAAGCAACTCTATCAAACGAAGAAGACTCTCTATCCAAGCAAGCCTTCATCCTATCCACCCCCCAACACCACCAAAATCCCACGCACACCAAAAAGCCAGAAGGAAGCCGTCCCATGGGTGGCTTCCTTCTGCCCTTCAAAAGATCATTCGACATATTTCGGGGAGTGACTGTCACTTCCCGAATTTTCTTTTTCTGTGTAGCGTCGGTCGTTTTCTACTAAAGGCTTCAAAAGCGCCCTCATGACGACTTCTTTCTCGCTTTCACGAATATAATAATCCAGCAGCCTACTCTACATGTTCGATTTTCCAGCTGGACAAATCAAGCTTCTCTTTGACCAGCGCTTCCTTTGGAAAGACGAGGGTGATGGGCTTGCTGGAGTTCGCTTTAATGGTGAGATGTGACAGTTTGAAGGTGCCTCTTGCGGCCGCCTCGCCTAAAGCATCATAAATGATCAGAGGAACCTGCTTAAGTTCCAAGTCTTGTATGGTGCCGTTTCGCACGAGCAAGGTCGTAATCAATTCATCATCTTTTGTTTGTCTGATGGACAGGCCCATAAAAGACAACTCGTCTTTGTCGAGCGCAGGAGCCTGTTCTACAATTTTACGCAGTTTTGCCAAGGATACTTCGGAAATACTGGCCTTCTCCTCATCAGTCATATCCAGCTTATGAGCGGGCTTGGTTTCAAAAGCCAATGACCATACGTTCGAATCCCAAGGGACTTCATCCCCCATGATAGATTCAGGCGGAAATACAAATTGCCAAGGGTATGCTGTATTCGGTTGCAGAGCTTCTAGGCTCGAAAAATTTTCCGTAATCCTCGCAATCGGCTGCCCATTTTCATCCAAAATAACAATCTCAGACTCTTTCAGACGGACTGGCTTATGTACGGTGCTGCGGATGAGGGCGGTTGCCTGCAAACTGCCATCCTCTAACTGGGAAAGATCAATTCCATAGAGGGAGAGCTGATCTTTTTTTAACTTGGGGCTTTTATCGTTGTGTGAAGCATAGTAATGGTAAGTGTCATCCGAAACAAGCTTGCCAGAGGGGATACGCAATGTTGTCGCAAATCGTTTCTCACGTCCAGCGTTTTTATTATATCGATCTGTCATTGAGGTCACATCCTTGTATCGCGTGTTGTCTCTATTATAGTATTGAATGTCATATATCAAAAGCCTTCATCGTTCAAAAAGAATAACCGCCGAGCATCATGCCCGGCGGTTGTTCTTTTTTTAGTGTGCCAATTTTCTCTTGCGGTAAAGCACAAGGGCGGTACCAGACAGGATCAGAATAATCCCTGCCAACAAAATGGAATACATGGTTGTTGCTGTGACAGGCAGTTTTTGGCCGCCATTTCCGCCACTGCCTGGAGGTGTGCCATCTTTGTCACCGTCTCCAACAGATCCTGGAGGTGTACCGTTTTGATCGCCATCCCCGTCAGATCCTGGAGGTGTGGTGTCATCTCCATTTTCATCTGATTCACCAGGGATTTCAGGCGCTTCTTCACCTTTAAGGTCAATAATACGACCTTCTCTTTCAGGATCGACAACACCATCGAGGTATTGTTCCTCTACCATATAATCTCGGAGCTGCTGCCAATCAGTTTCACCAATGTCTTTAACACGTCCGTCTTCATAAGCTTTGGCGAATGTTTCAAACCCGTCTCCGCCTTGTCCTGTAAAGCCGTTCGTGGTAACCAAATATTCACCATCAGGCTGAATTTCAATTAACTCGCCGCCTCGGTCAAGATACATTTTGGCAACACGATCACCCGGTTCTTTTGTACTGTCATAATAGTACTTCATACCGGATACATGCAGGAATCCGCCATTTTCAGCAGGGGCCTGACGCACGGCGTGTTCCAGAATGTCCTTGATTTCCTGTCCTGTCAATGTAGCAATAACAGGGTCATTTCCAAACGGCAGGACACTGATAACTTCACCTGTTGTAATCGGACCTTTGTCGATCGGAGCCCGGATGCCACCACCGTTTTGAAAAGCGATGACTGTTTTTGGAAACTTTTCTTTAGCTTTCGCGAGCATCGCATCCGTAACCAAGTTGCCGAGTTCTGTTTCGTTAGCGCGGACACTATCGTCACCTGGCTCGTCTTGACGAGGGTTAATGAGATCTTTCATGGCTTCAGCACCGATCTCTTCATTCATAACTTCGTCAATTTGCTCCTTATACGCCGCTAGAACTTTCTCAGCTTCAGGATCAGCTTCATAGTTATCCACTTCAAGCAATTCTCCAGCATGCCCAACGATTTCACCGTTATCATCGAATGATACGTTAAGTGTGCCGAGATATTCTCCGTATTCACCAGCTTGAACGATGACTGTCGGAGCTTTTTCTTTACCATTTTCACCTTTTGTAATGACATCAGGCGGTGTTACCTCAGAGTGAGAATGCCCACCAATAATGACGTCAATACCATCGACCTCTTTAGCAAGACGCAAGTCA
This sequence is a window from Lentibacillus sp. JNUCC-1. Protein-coding genes within it:
- a CDS encoding ABC transporter ATP-binding protein; this translates as MTANQTVMHNSKSAASPDQDDILRVKNIKKYFPINGGILRRPVNYVKAVDDVSFSVRRGETLGIVGESGCGKSTLGRVLIRLLDSTEGDIIFNGENIAEAPSRKMRSYRKALQMIFQDPFGSLNAKMSIRQLIEEPLIVQTDHSKAERTEKVESMIQKVGLRISDLQKYPHQFSGGQRQRIGIARALIVEPELVVCDEAVSALDVSIQAQVLNLMQDLQDELNLTYLFISHDLNVVNHVSDRVAVMYLGRVAEIAPNDALYSKPLHPYTQFLLKAIPEVTEDSEATDDVLSGDIPNPANPPSGCAFRTRCPFANDLCAQVRPELQEIESGHYVACHAYDTDNPERPELKR
- a CDS encoding ABC transporter ATP-binding protein; translated protein: MASDNEVLKVDHLKTYFYMKDDKVAKAVDDVSFTIKRGETVALVGESGSGKSMTALSVMQLIKKPGKIAGGDIYLENESLTQFSKKEIERVRGKDIGMIFQEPMTALNPVFTIGNQMIEMIVKHKKVSKKEAKLKAIELLNLVGISRPEQIIKDYPHQLSGGMRQRVMIAIAISCEPKLLIADEPTTALDVTIQLQILKLLFDLQKKFNMAILFITHDLGVVSEHADRVMVMYGGQIVEEAATKEVLFDTKHPYTEGLLNSLPHMHKPVKRLQAIEGTIPPAYDFPKGCRFAPRCPYAMDACREGPIPLYEAADDHLSRCILHKEGGEHHDS
- a CDS encoding SLAP domain-containing protein — translated: MTDRYNKNAGREKRFATTLRIPSGKLVSDDTYHYYASHNDKSPKLKKDQLSLYGIDLSQLEDGSLQATALIRSTVHKPVRLKESEIVILDENGQPIARITENFSSLEALQPNTAYPWQFVFPPESIMGDEVPWDSNVWSLAFETKPAHKLDMTDEEKASISEVSLAKLRKIVEQAPALDKDELSFMGLSIRQTKDDELITTLLVRNGTIQDLELKQVPLIIYDALGEAAARGTFKLSHLTIKANSSKPITLVFPKEALVKEKLDLSSWKIEHVE